A window of Candidatus Neomarinimicrobiota bacterium genomic DNA:
AGAATGGAAAACGCTTGAAAAACAACTGGGGATGGATTCGTCAGAAGCAGATGATAGAGGCTCTCGGGGTACAGATGAAGGAGGTAAACTAAAAGTAGGTGGAACAGTGCATTGGGAAACCCCCAACATCGGCGCAACCAACGAGAGCGGGTTTTCCGCGCTTCCGGGAGGTTACTGTTCGATGGGGGATTACTGTGAAGATCTCAATTATTACGCCTACTTCTGGACGTCGACCAAGGATAACATTGAATGGTGGAACACGTGGTACCGGTGCCTGTATTACAATAGTTCATCTATATGGCGTAACGCCGAACATCCGAGCTACAGGTTCTCTGTACGTCTTGTCAAAGGTGAATCTGCACCACACACATTGTCATCAATCAATATATCGCCCACAATCAGTATTGTAAATCCGAGCGAAACGCAGCAGTTTACCCTCACGGCCAGGTATTCAGACCAAGCCACGGAGGATGTGACTACTTCAGCAATATGGTCGGCATCACCAGGTACCTCTGGCAGCATAGATGCAAATGGTCTTTTCACTGCCAGATCCAATACTGGAACCAATTCATGTACAGAAACAGTCACAGCCTCTTACCAGGGACAGACAGCACAGGCAACTATCACCATCCCAGGCACCATGACAGATCAAGATGGAAACGCCTATCGAACGCTCAACATCGGTACACAGGAGTGGATGACTGAAAATCTGAAAGTAACACATTACCGTAATGGCAAACCTATACCTAACGTTATAGTTAGTAATGATTGGGGCATTTTATCTACCGGTGCTTATTGTGTATATAATAATGATGAAAACAAAGCGGTAACCTATGGCTATCTGTACAACTGGTATGCAGTTAAAGACAGCCAGAATATTGCCCCTCCCGGCTGGCATGTGCCGACTGATGAGGATTGGCAAACTCTTATTGATTATCTTGGTGGTTCGAATGTTGCGGGTGGCAAACTGAAAGAAGCTGGAATAGCGCATTGGGAAAGCCCCAACACCAGAATCGATAACTATGGAAGAGGTTTCTTAGCACTTCCTGGCGGTTGGCGTAATGGCATTGGTGACTTCATGTATCTTGGTTATAAAGCCTTCTTCTGGTCATCTACCGAGACGCTCAGTAGTGGTTACGCATGGTACCGGTGCCTATATCATGACGATACAGATATGGGCAGGGACAGTTACTTAAAGAAAGGCGGTTTCTCTGTCCGTCTTGTGAGGGATTGACAATTTGACTATTTGCCCTGTGGAATACGAAAATTCTTTGATAAAATTGCAGAATATTATGATTTTAATTGGAAAATTTAAGCCGTTAACCATTTCATTCACCTGATTGCGAGTGCTATGCGATGATTTTTTTAGTTTTCGAT
This region includes:
- a CDS encoding FISUMP domain-containing protein codes for the protein MKYWAFIILFAFISFSCNEKSPTESKDNEDLDQPSASDTVNISGITCDKTTVTVIDTVKLECIANSSGTLHYHWSLKKGNTVYNSKIIDRADTSSSFDFGKWIKWNPPSSGTWTIEVLVYLSSADHYSSTGTGSYDIHYNYDSYGRINNIHYSSGNEIWDVYYEYDGYGNIKTKHCFNYDEKGELWNIKNIIQYIENVDIEVTPSFILLTNGQSRQFTFTFIYSDHGTQDVTSLATWSVSPGIAGSIDAKGLFTAGTNVGTETVTASYQGQTAQATITVVSNQQCGTMTDQDGNTYQTIIIGTQEWMAENLKATHYRNGEPCKYYENEAAIYGYLYDWYAVNDSRGIAPAGWHVPTDEEWKTLEKQLGMDSSEADDRGSRGTDEGGKLKVGGTVHWETPNIGATNESGFSALPGGYCSMGDYCEDLNYYAYFWTSTKDNIEWWNTWYRCLYYNSSSIWRNAEHPSYRFSVRLVKGESAPHTLSSINISPTISIVNPSETQQFTLTARYSDQATEDVTTSAIWSASPGTSGSIDANGLFTARSNTGTNSCTETVTASYQGQTAQATITIPGTMTDQDGNAYRTLNIGTQEWMTENLKVTHYRNGKPIPNVIVSNDWGILSTGAYCVYNNDENKAVTYGYLYNWYAVKDSQNIAPPGWHVPTDEDWQTLIDYLGGSNVAGGKLKEAGIAHWESPNTRIDNYGRGFLALPGGWRNGIGDFMYLGYKAFFWSSTETLSSGYAWYRCLYHDDTDMGRDSYLKKGGFSVRLVRD